The following proteins are encoded in a genomic region of Corylus avellana chromosome ca4, CavTom2PMs-1.0:
- the LOC132177833 gene encoding protein ESMERALDA 1, giving the protein MHAYNRIPSSGHSTPSPPASPLRSPRYRRGKAGRFGPAQLQPGRTLAQRLAWLLLSVLLRRQGIFLFAPLIYISGMLLYMGSVSFDVVPVISHRPAPGSVYRSPQLYEKLRPDMDSDNSSAGAISTIWQHSYKSGEWRPCTNKSSGGLPDTNGYIYVEANGGLNQQRTSICNAVAVAGYLNATLVIPNFHFHSIWRDPSKFRDIYDEDYFISSLENDVRVVNKIPDYIMERFDKNMSNVYNFRIKAWSPVQYYRDAVLPRLLEEKVIRISPFANRLSFDAPPAVQRLRCLANYEALRFSSPILTLGETLVARMKERSANNGGKYISVHLRFEEDMVAFSCCIYDGGDQEKADMVAARERGWKGKFTKPGRVIRPGAIRINGKCPLTPLEVGLMLRGMGFDGSTYIYLASGKIYDAERNMAPLLEMFPNLQTKQMLASNEELSPFKNYSSRMAAIDYTVCLHSEAFVTTQGGNFPHFLMGHRRYLYGGHSKTIRPDKRKLALLFDNPNIGWKSFKRQMLNMRSHSDSKGFELKRPNDSIYTFPCPDCMCHTNKSEGSRSSSAT; this is encoded by the exons CGGGGTAAGGCGGGGCGATTCGGGCCGGCACAGTTGCAGCCGGGTCGGACACTGGCACAGCGCTTGGCGTGGCTGCTACTGTCTGTGCTCCTCCGGCGACAGGGCATCTTCCTCTTCGCCCCTCTCATCTACATCTCCGGCATGCTTCTCTACATGGGCTCCGTCTCCTTCGACGTCGTTCCGGTTATCTCCCACCGCCCCGCCCCCGGCTCCGTCTACCGGAGCCCCCAGCTCTACGAAAAGCTCCGACCCGATATGGACTCCGACAACTCCTCCGCTGGTGCG ATATCAACTATATGGCAACACTCTTATAAAAGTGGTGAGTGGAGACCATGCACCAACAAGTCTTCAGGAG GTTTACCTGATACAAATGGTTACATATATGTTGAGGCAAATGGTGGTCTGAATCAGCAGAGGACATCG ataTGCAATGCTGTTGCTGTGGCGGGCTACCTTAATGCAACCCTTGTAATCcccaattttcattttcatagcATTTGGAGAGATCCTAG TAAATTCAGAGACATTTATGATGAAGATTATTTCATCAGTTCCTTGGAAAATGATGTACGAGTGGTTAACAAGATACCTGACTACATTATGGAACGATTTGACAAGAACATGAGCAATGTTTACAACTTCAGAATAAAAGCATGGTCACCCGTTCAATATTATAGGGATGCAGTCCTCCCAAGGCTACTTGAAGAAAA GGTCATAAGGATTTCTCCTTTCGCGAATCGATTGTCATTTGATGCTCCTCCAGCTGTCCAACGGCTTAGATGCTTGGCAAACTATGAAGCTTTAAGGTTTTCAAGTCCTATATTAACATTAGGAGAAACTTTGGTTGCAAGAATGAAAGAGCGGAGTGCAAATAATGGTGGCAAATACATTTCTGTGCATCTTCGCTTTGAGGAG GATATGGTTGCTTTCTCTTGCTGCATATATGATGGTGGAGATCAAGAAAAGGCAGACATGGTAGCAGCAAGAGAAAGAGGTTGGAAAGGAAAATTTACAAAACCTGGTCGAGTTATACGTCCTGGAGCAATCAGGATCAATGGCAAATGTCCCCTTACTCCTTTAGAG GTAGGCTTGATGCTTAGGGGAATGGGATTTGATGGAAGCACATATATCTATTTGGCATCTGGAAAGATTTACGATGCTGAAAGAAATATGGCCCCGCTATTGGAGATGTTCCCCAATTTGCAAACGAAACAGATGCTTGCCTCAAATGAGGAACTTTCTCCATTTAAG AATTATTCCTCCAGGATGGCTGCTATAGACTATACTGTTTGTCTTCATAGTGAGGCTTTTGTGACAACTCAAGGTGGAAACTTTCCTCATTTTCTGATGGGCCACCGGAGATACTTGTATGGTGGACACTCAAAGACAATCAGGCCTGACAAGCGAAAGCTAGCATTACTGTTTGATAATCCCAATATTGG ATGGAAAAGTTTCAAGCGCCAAATGTTGAATATGCGGTCTCATAGTGATTCGAAGGGGTTTGAGCTTAAAAGGCCCAATGACTCGATATATACTTTTCCATGCCCAGATTGCATGTGCCATACGAACAAATCAGAAGGTTCAAGATCATCATCAGCCACGTGA